The region CGAACACCTTGACGCAGTACGGGGCGTCCGCCAGGACGGTCCCGTCCACCTCCACGCGGACGCTGCTGGACGAACGCAGCGCGTCCACCCGCGAATACGGGCTCCTCGGGTGGACGAAGACCTGCTCGTCCTCCTCGTACCAGGAGTCCAGCGCCTCCCACTCGAACCGGACGGTGCCGTGCAGCGGCTCCGGGGCGGCGTCCTCCCACACCCATGCCGCGCCCTCACGGACATCGGATCCGACCTTGAGGCTGTGGCGCCGCGCGGGTCCGGCGCCGCGCATGTCGGTGTGGCCCTCGTCGATGAGCACGCCGTCGGCCAGGTCCCCGACCGGGATGCTGAACTGGGGGTAGGGGGGCCACTCCCACACGTACAACGCGCGCCGGGTGTCGAAGACGACGCGCCCGCCGACCGTCCCCCGGATACGCCGGGGCACCGGCTCGACATGCCCGGCCGGCACGATCGCGCCCGGGTACCGCACACTCTCGTCCGCCATCGCCAGCACCTCGGTCCACTCGTTCTCCTTGCGCCCCCGCGACGTCCGGCCGGTCGAAACGATACGCCCGCCGGGATTCGGGATCACACCTTTTCCGGCGGAATGTCCATGGGTGTTCCGCCGCTGACGTGTTCTCACCACACGCCGTCGGCCCTGCTCCGGGGCGGGTTCCCCACAGCCCGTCGGTCACCCCGGACACGGCTTTCCGGCCAATGCGCAGCGACTGATGGACGCACTGCTACGTGCCCATTACTCTCAGGACCCCTCATCGGACCACGAACTCGGAGGTACGTCGATGAAGACACCCATCAGACGGCGTGTCGCGGGCTTACTGGCCACGGCCGCCGCGGTATCGGGCGCGGCCCTGGTGGCACCGACACAGGCGCACGCGGCCTGGGGCACGACGTACAACCTGTCGATCCAGGTCACCTACCGCTCCTCCACCGGCAGCACGTCCCAGCTCGGCCGGGCCGACGGCTGGGTGCAGTTGGACGACGGCGGCAACTCGTTCCGCTACTCCCTGACCGTGTGCCGCCAGTCCGGCTACACCACGCCGGACCTCCAGGTCGCGGTGAACGCCGGCTGGGTCGGCTCGACCTGGCAGCAGACCGACCTGGAGTACATCACGCTGCCCGGCACCTCGACGGTCACGCCGACCGCGCCCTGCTACGGCGACACCAACACGGTCACCGGCGAGGACACGTACGCCAACTTCTCCAACGTCGAGTTCGTCCTCTACGGCGACACCTACACCTCCACCGGCTACACCACCGTGAGCCAGAAGTACGTGGGCAACAACCCGTACTGACCCGGCGCGGGGCCTGCGGCGGTGACGCGCGCACAGGCGGCGGCCCGCTCCTTCCGGCTCCGGGAGCGGGTCAGCCGAAAGTACGGCGGTAGGTGTGGGGGGCTGACGCCGGTGGTGCGCTTGAAGCGGTCGCGGAAGGCGGTGGGTGAGCCGAAGCCGACCTGGGCGCCGATGCGCTCGACGGAGTGCCCGGTGGTCTCCAGGAGGTGCTGGGCCTGGCGGACACGGGCGCGGTGGAGCCATTGCCCTTCCGCTCCGCACCCCGGAAAAGCGATCAGGCCATGACGCCTTCCCGGCCCGCGCCGTTCGCCGGAGCGATGGCATAGGCAATGACCGGGGCAATGGCGTGGGCAATTAGTCCGCGAACCCTTGCCTCGCCGACTGTTCAGGGGTTATGTTCCTGCCGACAGGTGATGAGTGTCAGCGTTCGGCCCTGGCCTGCTGACCGGCAACCCTCCTCCGCGGCGGGGTGCTCCAGGTGAACACCCGGCCGTGCCGCAGGGGCCCGGCAAGCGCGAGACCGGCGAGCAGACGCTCGCCGCCAAGTGGAGGTGCGGCGATGGGTGAGCGGCGGACGTCGCGGCCCGGACGTGGCAGCGCCTTGCAGGCCTTCCGCAGCAGCAGCCGTCGCCATATCGACCTGCAGCGCGTCGCCGCCGCACTCTGTCCGGGACTGCCCACCAGCTGCTGACGACGTGCCGTCCCCCCTGGTGAGGGGCCTGCCGT is a window of Streptomyces sp. NBC_01477 DNA encoding:
- a CDS encoding DUF427 domain-containing protein is translated as MADESVRYPGAIVPAGHVEPVPRRIRGTVGGRVVFDTRRALYVWEWPPYPQFSIPVGDLADGVLIDEGHTDMRGAGPARRHSLKVGSDVREGAAWVWEDAAPEPLHGTVRFEWEALDSWYEEDEQVFVHPRSPYSRVDALRSSSSVRVEVDGTVLADAPYCVKVFETGLPTRYYLDRTHVDWTRLRRSDTVTRCPYKGTTSGYWSFDSAAATHEDIAWGYDFPTAAIDRVAGMVAFYNEHVGLYVDGTPLPRPSRPAA
- a CDS encoding putative leader peptide, which codes for MGERRTSRPGRGSALQAFRSSSRRHIDLQRVAAALCPGLPTSC